GAGCACGACGCGTCCCGCCAGCACGGACGGCCGGCCAGCCGGGCACTCGAACGGACGGCTGGCTGGCACGTGGACGGTGTTCAGTCGGGCGCCTGGACGGTCGTGATGCCGAGCGTGCTGGTCATCGGCAGCAGCCCCGCCTCGAAAACCGCCCCCAGGAACGGCGCGGCCAGCCGCCCCAGCCGCCCCGCCCGCTCCTCCCCGAGCCGCCGCCACGGCTCGAAGGCCAGCTCGTCCGTCATCCGCTCGACCTGATCGCGCAGCGCCCTGCCCCGCTCGGTGGCCCGCCCATCGGCCTCGGCCAGCCCCCGGGCGGCCAGCCGTTCGCGCGCCTCGTCCCACTCCTGCTCGCTCCAGCCGCGCCCGGCGAAGTTCGCGACCGGCGCGGCCCCGATCGCGGCGAACGACACCAGCGCCTCGCACCCGTCCAGCCCGGCCGCGGCCAGCGCCGCCAGGTGGCCGTCGCCGCGGTGCTCGCGCAGCACGGTGGCCGCCTGCCACAACACCAGGTGCGGCTCGTCCGGCCACGGCAGGTCCAGGTTGGCCGCCGCGAACGGCC
The nucleotide sequence above comes from Nonomuraea gerenzanensis. Encoded proteins:
- a CDS encoding SCO6745 family protein, whose translation is MSAPSGLARRMWHQLEPIHAVLYFSPQGFGRAAALGYDVESRWPSYFAYRTAPLGRAGTRLATAVYYSFSPAMIAEHVPAVWEVASPEEVLRARLEAVDETYRGLLGDRVAGADVVEAAELARRAAESVAVEGRPFAAANLDLPWPDEPHLVLWQAATVLREHRGDGHLAALAAAGLDGCEALVSFAAIGAAPVANFAGRGWSEQEWDEARERLAARGLAEADGRATERGRALRDQVERMTDELAFEPWRRLGEERAGRLGRLAAPFLGAVFEAGLLPMTSTLGITTVQAPD